One segment of Candidatus Aegiribacteria sp. DNA contains the following:
- a CDS encoding hemolysin family protein codes for MTASIIILSAGFAALFISSGIRTCLPELILNKGRDPSERRQVAVSHLGTIWLIRFTGIIAAGAGAVLMSIQTSSVFPVPVWFSAFSLAIAVFLLGEILPSLIARANPDRFLIIFRLPYFLIAFLFRLPALLILGKPGQENPDYEDWLITPPDVIWLERRREKGEPGEYEKEQELMDSIIDFSDKIIREVMIPRIDMLCVEIQADLDTIIDEVRKAGHSRIPVYHEKIDDITGVLYVKDLLALLSKGKQNFDLKTLLRKPYFVPEYKRIDELLREFQANRIHMAIVVDEYGGTAGLVTIEDIMEEVFGEILDEYDEETLLVKSLGNDSYLLDARLPIDDLNELLDTSFEDDANESLGGMVYQVMGKIPRQGETVIHSSFKFTVEKVRAQRILLVRIEPAGSSSPPDGA; via the coding sequence TTGACAGCATCGATAATTATCCTATCTGCGGGTTTTGCTGCTCTGTTCATTTCCTCCGGAATAAGGACCTGTCTTCCCGAACTTATCCTTAACAAAGGAAGAGACCCTTCGGAGCGAAGACAGGTAGCCGTTTCCCACCTTGGTACTATCTGGCTGATCAGATTCACAGGTATTATTGCAGCAGGAGCGGGAGCGGTTCTCATGTCAATTCAAACATCTTCCGTATTCCCTGTACCTGTATGGTTTTCAGCTTTTTCTCTCGCAATAGCTGTTTTCCTTCTGGGGGAGATACTGCCATCTCTTATCGCAAGAGCAAATCCGGACAGGTTTCTGATCATTTTCAGATTACCGTACTTTCTTATAGCATTTCTGTTTCGCCTTCCTGCTCTTCTTATCCTTGGAAAGCCGGGTCAGGAAAATCCCGATTATGAGGATTGGCTTATTACACCACCGGATGTAATCTGGCTTGAGAGACGAAGGGAGAAAGGTGAGCCGGGGGAATACGAAAAGGAACAGGAGTTGATGGACAGTATTATCGATTTCTCGGATAAAATTATCAGAGAGGTTATGATTCCCCGGATTGACATGCTCTGCGTTGAGATACAGGCCGATCTTGATACTATTATTGATGAAGTCAGAAAAGCAGGGCATTCCAGAATTCCGGTTTACCACGAAAAGATAGATGATATTACTGGAGTTCTTTATGTAAAAGATCTGCTTGCTCTTCTGTCAAAAGGAAAACAGAATTTCGACTTGAAGACCCTCCTTAGAAAACCCTATTTCGTACCGGAGTATAAGCGTATTGATGAACTTCTACGGGAATTTCAGGCGAACAGAATACATATGGCGATTGTTGTTGACGAGTATGGCGGCACTGCAGGCCTGGTAACAATAGAAGACATTATGGAAGAAGTTTTCGGAGAGATACTGGATGAATATGACGAGGAAACCCTTCTCGTTAAATCCCTTGGAAATGATTCATATCTGCTTGACGCCCGGCTTCCCATCGATGATCTGAATGAGCTGCTTGACACCTCGTTTGAGGATGATGCCAACGAAAGTCTCGGTGGTATGGTTTATCAGGTTATGGGCAAAATTCCCCGTCAGGGAGAAACGGTAATACATTCCTCTTTCAAGTTCACCGTTGAGAAGGTTAGGGCTCAGCGAATTCTGCTTGTCCGAATTGAGCCGGCAGGTTCTTCTTCCCCCCCTGACGGAGCGTGA
- a CDS encoding PhoH family protein: protein MSDKSIVLLVPLSADQAGSILGAGDVNLRHICNTLGIEAVYRDGNLSLKGTRHSVEKARAVIYRLLHELEVSNYLCDHSLDAALSFPDKHDHTLEISVPGRAGHIIAKTAGQEKYLNAMRNSEIVFCIGPAGTGKTFLAVASAVAALTDGLVDRIIISRPAVEAGEKLGFLPGDLQQKIDPYLKPVYDALYDTLSPAKVQRSLDNRIIEVAPLAYMRGRTLNNAFVILDEAQNTTITQLKMFITRLGYSSRAVITGDITQIDLKPASSSGLVLIRNILSGIEGIEFTFLNREDVVRHPLVQKIISAFERESGNHAD from the coding sequence ATGTCTGATAAATCAATTGTTTTGCTGGTTCCTTTATCTGCTGATCAAGCAGGAAGTATTCTTGGCGCAGGCGATGTCAATCTGAGACATATATGTAATACTCTTGGCATTGAAGCTGTTTACAGAGATGGAAATCTCAGTTTGAAGGGAACCAGGCATTCCGTTGAGAAGGCAAGGGCCGTTATTTACAGGCTTCTGCATGAACTTGAAGTATCAAATTATCTCTGTGATCACAGTCTTGATGCCGCTCTGAGCTTTCCGGACAAACATGATCATACTCTTGAAATATCCGTTCCCGGACGCGCGGGTCATATAATCGCTAAAACTGCCGGTCAGGAGAAATATCTCAATGCTATGAGGAATTCTGAAATTGTGTTCTGCATCGGTCCCGCAGGTACAGGAAAGACATTTCTTGCGGTTGCCAGCGCTGTTGCAGCTCTTACGGATGGATTAGTTGATAGAATAATAATATCGAGGCCTGCCGTAGAAGCCGGTGAAAAACTAGGCTTTCTACCGGGAGATCTGCAGCAAAAAATTGACCCTTACCTGAAACCTGTATACGATGCCCTCTATGACACTCTCTCTCCTGCGAAAGTGCAGCGGTCATTAGACAACAGGATTATCGAGGTTGCTCCATTGGCATATATGAGAGGAAGAACTCTCAACAACGCTTTCGTAATACTGGATGAAGCTCAAAATACGACTATTACTCAACTTAAAATGTTTATAACCAGGCTGGGGTACAGCTCGAGAGCCGTAATTACAGGAGATATAACCCAGATCGACCTCAAACCGGCATCATCATCCGGACTCGTCCTGATCAGAAATATTCTCTCCGGAATAGAAGGCATTGAATTCACATTCCTGAACCGCGAGGATGTAGTAAGACATCCGCTTGTTCAGAAGATTATATCCGCTTTCGAGCGAGAGTCAGGAAATCATGCGGATTAA
- a CDS encoding rRNA maturation RNAse YbeY: protein MEISSILTDPAFKQDRIESLIETLLDGNVEIVIADPGYMKVLNRKYRHIDRSTDVLSFDLATSDEERPDGIVYVDGRVFPPYEALLERIFHGYLHLSGYTHEDSEKAEIMNERVARLVSRAIERLDLN, encoded by the coding sequence ATGGAAATTAGCTCCATTCTGACAGATCCTGCTTTTAAGCAGGACAGAATCGAAAGTCTGATCGAAACACTTCTGGACGGGAATGTGGAAATTGTCATCGCGGATCCGGGATATATGAAAGTTCTGAACAGGAAATACAGACACATTGACAGATCCACTGATGTGCTGTCCTTTGATCTGGCAACCTCCGACGAAGAGCGACCGGATGGTATCGTGTATGTGGACGGCAGGGTATTTCCACCCTATGAAGCTCTTCTGGAGCGGATATTTCATGGATATCTTCATCTTTCAGGTTACACTCATGAGGATTCGGAGAAGGCGGAAATCATGAATGAAAGAGTTGCCAGACTGGTTTCCAGGGCTATAGAGAGGCTGGACCTGAATTGA
- a CDS encoding prolyl oligopeptidase family serine peptidase — MKPEHPKTEIRPFEELLHGQRMVDNYRWLETASDERSTWIDEQNKLADSLILDDPKREMFAERFDQLLNYDRTGFPRATLSRIFYSRIKHDEKHSSLYMRDWPDGDEQILIDIDRFSEQGNISIGAYRPTRDGSLLAYGLSKDGSDWLHWYIMDIETGDILDEIPRLVYTSVSWLPDKSGFFYSRSMHSDPEELKKTGMKVFFHKLGADWRNDEMIFGDELTESDLPDVWKISKDGRHLIIFVDHGLTLNELFYADLSKPELKIESITANHDGRFYPDIEDDVLYVMTNDSAPKYRLCRISLDGTLPSIDRWKTIITEGDDVLSSFTVIGDRLFVNRSVDVIQHTSIHSLDGRKIGELEYPGVGTGSLPYGEDEVDAVFVSYSSFFEPPVMYRYDIRSNKLSVFIKSSLTVNTEDYITEQIFYRSFDGTAVPMFVIRSKNTPLDGSNPTILTGYGGFEHSLKPFFSSRILFWLEQGGIYAIANIRGGGEYGENWHLDGMLGKKQNVFDDFIAAGEALIGERPVRLSNEDNFAIRHYSSREHIGIMGSSNGGLLTGAALVQRPDLWAAVISNVPLLDMMRFHLTEGGKYWISEYGDPDNSEHFRWLIEYSPYHNVKNGSQFPATLLITSLHDDRGTDSMHAFKMTAKLQVCNTSDKPIILRTLTNVGHGAGRTTQMSIAEQTEIFIFMLKHLL; from the coding sequence ATGAAACCCGAACACCCGAAAACGGAAATCAGACCGTTCGAAGAACTGCTGCACGGTCAAAGGATGGTTGATAATTACCGTTGGCTTGAAACTGCCAGTGATGAGCGCAGTACCTGGATAGACGAGCAGAACAAACTCGCTGACAGCCTTATCCTCGATGATCCGAAGCGTGAGATGTTTGCAGAGCGATTCGATCAGCTGCTCAACTACGATCGGACAGGTTTTCCCCGGGCCACTCTTTCGCGGATATTCTACTCAAGGATAAAACATGATGAGAAACATTCATCCTTATACATGCGCGATTGGCCTGACGGTGATGAACAAATCCTGATAGACATTGACAGATTCAGCGAACAGGGCAATATCAGCATTGGTGCATACAGGCCTACACGTGACGGCAGCCTTCTCGCCTACGGTCTCTCGAAAGATGGAAGTGACTGGTTACACTGGTACATCATGGATATTGAGACTGGTGATATCCTCGACGAGATTCCTCGCCTCGTATATACATCTGTTTCATGGTTACCCGATAAAAGCGGCTTCTTTTATTCCCGTTCGATGCACTCAGATCCTGAGGAACTCAAGAAGACCGGCATGAAGGTTTTCTTCCACAAACTCGGTGCGGACTGGCGTAACGATGAGATGATCTTCGGTGACGAACTTACGGAATCTGATCTTCCGGATGTGTGGAAAATTTCCAAGGATGGCCGCCATCTCATAATTTTCGTTGACCATGGACTGACTCTGAATGAGCTCTTCTATGCTGATCTTTCAAAGCCTGAACTGAAGATTGAATCAATAACTGCGAATCATGACGGTCGGTTCTACCCTGATATTGAAGATGACGTGCTCTATGTCATGACAAATGACAGTGCGCCTAAATACAGGCTTTGCCGCATAAGCCTTGATGGAACATTGCCGAGTATCGACAGGTGGAAAACGATCATCACCGAGGGTGACGATGTTCTTTCTTCTTTCACTGTTATCGGTGACCGGCTATTTGTTAACCGCTCAGTAGATGTGATTCAGCACACCTCCATACATTCTCTTGACGGCAGGAAGATAGGAGAGCTTGAGTATCCTGGCGTCGGCACGGGTTCACTTCCATATGGAGAGGATGAGGTGGATGCGGTTTTTGTTTCATATTCCTCCTTTTTCGAACCCCCTGTGATGTATCGGTACGACATCAGAAGCAACAAGTTAAGCGTTTTCATCAAGAGCAGTCTGACAGTGAACACCGAAGATTATATCACTGAACAGATCTTCTATCGCAGCTTCGACGGGACAGCGGTGCCTATGTTCGTTATCCGCTCGAAGAATACCCCGCTTGATGGATCCAATCCGACTATTCTCACCGGATACGGAGGTTTCGAGCATTCATTGAAACCATTCTTTTCGTCCAGGATCCTGTTCTGGCTCGAGCAGGGTGGGATATACGCTATTGCTAACATTCGAGGCGGCGGTGAGTATGGCGAGAACTGGCACCTCGACGGCATGCTTGGGAAGAAGCAGAATGTGTTTGACGATTTCATCGCTGCCGGAGAGGCTTTGATCGGCGAAAGACCGGTGCGTCTTTCGAACGAGGATAATTTCGCGATTCGTCACTATTCTAGCCGAGAACACATTGGTATTATGGGTAGCAGTAATGGAGGTCTTCTTACAGGCGCTGCTCTCGTACAGCGTCCTGATCTTTGGGCAGCGGTTATTTCCAATGTTCCGCTTCTTGACATGATGCGCTTCCATTTAACCGAAGGCGGTAAATACTGGATTTCCGAGTATGGTGACCCGGATAATTCCGAGCATTTCAGATGGCTGATTGAATATTCACCTTATCACAATGTGAAGAACGGCTCGCAATTTCCAGCGACTCTCTTAATTACATCGCTCCATGATGACAGAGGTAC
- a CDS encoding HDIG domain-containing protein, which produces MRVRNILFGSLLTAVFLFTFYLLLLPEHAFMDLDLKVGQTLEHDLVATVDFDLPYQEEDLLEIQAATRSSVPVHLEYDYSIWSTLREELNSVLLRSTCDTSFTNGMLYELFSMYEVGVFDLLEVRDNYSGELAVLLSKSGTTDCQLFDLYEMKDIRDILVLNLSRWYLTDEELHEITVLLKPNLLSEDSSRNASADAAVAGLNNIDTTITAGSILLEAEKPVTIRTIEYIRQLESVSVEYHGFTHLAGLMLLISIILAISIFYVHDIMPDTWKAANRFFLLGVIWIISLAATGILWLAMKETTGYPYATLITFGAAMTSIFFHRRHAVFFTLMFSLVLGVVHPHPFSIVLISSISGLLAAMTAWDVRRRSSIPTAIGLSTIGGIGIYLLLYMLNASPETNSLVESILGLLIAPIIGIGAASALLFLFEKIFGVYTVLAIDEANRTDHPLLKEMRDLAPGTWSHSQIVSELASRAAGAIDAWESLASAGGYFHDVGKISSPEFFIENQRNVPNPHDSMNPWESAKIIIAHVRIGVALAEKAKLPRAVIDIIQQHHGSSLAKYFYSRAIKEAIDPGSVSESEFRYPGPRPATIEAALVLLADQVASATKNLADPQNLADIITSIIDEKDLEGQLDDCHLTRRNLKTIASVFTSVLENKFYKRVKDYPSGDLNNGN; this is translated from the coding sequence ATGCGGGTTAGAAATATACTTTTCGGCAGTCTTCTAACAGCAGTATTCCTTTTTACTTTCTATCTGCTTCTTTTGCCTGAACATGCATTCATGGACCTTGATCTTAAAGTTGGTCAGACTCTTGAACATGATCTTGTAGCTACTGTTGACTTTGATCTGCCCTATCAAGAAGAGGATTTGCTGGAAATACAAGCGGCAACAAGATCCTCAGTTCCAGTTCATCTTGAATACGATTACAGCATATGGAGTACGCTGAGGGAGGAACTCAATTCTGTTTTACTGCGATCAACATGTGATACCTCATTTACAAATGGAATGCTCTACGAGCTATTTTCAATGTATGAGGTCGGAGTGTTTGATCTGCTGGAGGTGCGGGATAATTACAGCGGAGAACTGGCTGTTCTTCTAAGCAAATCAGGAACAACTGACTGTCAGCTCTTCGATTTATACGAAATGAAGGATATCAGGGATATTCTGGTTCTTAACCTCAGCCGCTGGTATCTCACCGATGAAGAATTGCATGAAATTACCGTTCTTCTTAAGCCCAATCTTCTGTCTGAAGATTCATCCAGAAACGCAAGCGCTGACGCTGCTGTTGCTGGTCTGAATAATATTGACACAACTATCACAGCCGGCAGCATCCTGCTTGAAGCAGAGAAACCCGTGACAATAAGAACTATTGAATATATCCGTCAACTTGAAAGCGTATCTGTCGAATATCATGGATTCACACATCTGGCTGGATTGATGCTGCTTATTTCGATTATTCTCGCTATTTCAATATTCTATGTTCATGACATCATGCCGGATACATGGAAGGCTGCTAACCGCTTCTTTCTTCTTGGAGTAATCTGGATAATATCTCTCGCGGCAACAGGTATTCTCTGGCTGGCGATGAAAGAAACCACAGGATATCCTTACGCAACGCTCATCACATTCGGGGCAGCCATGACGAGTATATTCTTCCACAGGCGTCATGCTGTCTTCTTCACATTAATGTTTTCGCTGGTTCTTGGAGTGGTGCATCCTCACCCTTTTTCAATTGTACTGATTTCCTCAATATCAGGTCTTCTTGCAGCGATGACAGCATGGGATGTCCGCAGAAGAAGCAGCATTCCAACAGCGATTGGTCTTTCAACAATTGGTGGAATCGGAATATATCTCCTTCTTTACATGTTGAACGCGTCACCTGAAACTAATTCCCTTGTTGAATCCATTCTTGGATTATTAATTGCTCCTATAATTGGAATTGGAGCAGCCAGCGCGCTTCTGTTCCTGTTTGAAAAAATATTTGGCGTATATACTGTACTGGCTATAGATGAAGCCAACAGAACCGATCATCCTCTTCTTAAGGAAATGAGGGATCTGGCTCCAGGTACATGGAGCCATTCTCAAATAGTCTCTGAACTTGCAAGTCGCGCTGCAGGAGCCATTGATGCCTGGGAATCTCTTGCATCTGCCGGAGGTTATTTCCATGACGTTGGTAAAATAAGTTCTCCAGAGTTTTTCATTGAGAATCAGAGAAACGTACCCAATCCTCACGACAGTATGAATCCGTGGGAAAGCGCTAAAATAATAATCGCTCATGTTAGAATTGGGGTTGCGCTGGCAGAAAAAGCCAAGCTGCCTCGGGCTGTAATCGATATTATCCAGCAGCATCACGGCTCAAGCCTGGCGAAGTATTTCTATAGCAGGGCAATTAAGGAAGCTATCGATCCAGGTTCTGTTTCGGAGAGTGAATTCCGCTATCCCGGGCCCCGTCCCGCGACTATTGAGGCTGCACTTGTCCTCCTTGCTGATCAGGTAGCGTCCGCAACCAAGAACCTTGCTGATCCACAGAATCTGGCGGATATCATCACCAGTATAATCGATGAGAAAGATCTTGAGGGACAGCTTGATGATTGCCACCTTACAAGAAGAAACCTGAAGACAATCGCGAGTGTGTTTACTTCTGTCCTCGAAAACAAATTCTATAAGAGAGTCAAGGACTACCCCTCAGGAGATCTGAATAATGGAAATTAG
- a CDS encoding LysM peptidoglycan-binding domain-containing protein: protein GKGKTMKRTIVLALMICLGLASTGLAKTWTAEELSQYSQAEIEAMGNDNIHLQIAYWEWRKAVADERIAELEPQVLPLREEHAEIHATLAELTAEINSLRAEINRLRSAGVLHLILDGESLWKIASYHYHYGDGSQWPVIYERNRDTISDPNLIYAGHTLWVPVPLLNSYTVIEGDFLGKIAGYDVVYGDRGMWPQLYEANRDIISDPNLIYPGQVLDVNRSSGFGGSR, encoded by the coding sequence AGGGAAAGGGGAAAACAATGAAGCGTACAATAGTATTAGCTCTGATGATTTGCCTTGGCCTTGCATCAACAGGTTTAGCTAAGACCTGGACAGCCGAGGAGCTTTCACAGTATTCACAGGCAGAAATCGAAGCAATGGGAAACGACAACATCCATCTCCAGATCGCTTATTGGGAATGGAGAAAAGCTGTTGCCGATGAACGCATTGCCGAGCTTGAACCTCAGGTTCTTCCTTTAAGGGAAGAGCATGCAGAGATTCACGCAACGCTTGCTGAACTCACCGCAGAGATCAACTCTCTCAGGGCAGAGATCAACCGTCTGCGTAGCGCAGGTGTTCTGCATCTCATTCTTGACGGGGAATCTCTCTGGAAAATTGCTTCCTATCACTACCACTATGGTGATGGTTCACAGTGGCCTGTAATTTATGAACGCAACCGTGACACTATAAGTGATCCAAACCTCATTTATGCGGGTCATACTCTTTGGGTACCAGTACCGCTGCTTAACTCTTACACCGTTATTGAGGGAGACTTCCTCGGTAAGATTGCAGGATACGATGTAGTCTACGGTGACAGAGGCATGTGGCCACAGCTGTACGAAGCCAACCGCGACATAATCAGCGATCCTAACCTGATCTATCCGGGACAGGTTCTTGATGTCAATCGCTCCTCAGGCTTCGGAGGATCACGCTAG